A window from Kluyveromyces lactis strain NRRL Y-1140 chromosome E complete sequence encodes these proteins:
- the MIX23 gene encoding Mix23p (similar to uniprot|P38162 Saccharomyces cerevisiae YBL107C Hypothetical ORF) → MVVELVINTNLPELEDVSKEKLLRKGITFDPNEKLVLNRERCVNPVLIDNFFRFLRHGSDDVLKQKLNNNKSEGSKDLNCNILLNQMLYPNWKVRSDVISFCESELKSMKTEVNDKFGSESDPKPLVTERIDPYAVKDIISERESHYKDCNSLETWINNQKDIERIIQIRTSSILSEQCGNDRDYIQDFQNFIKTKN, encoded by the coding sequence ATGGTTGTAGAGTTAGTAATTAATACTAATTTGCCAGAGTTGGAGGATGTCTCCAAGGAAAAACTGCTACGTAAAGGGATAACATTTGACCCGAACGAAAAGTTAGTATTGAATCGAGAAAGATGTGTCAATCCTGTATTGATCGATAACTTCTTTAGGTTCCTGAGACATGGTAGCGATGACGTGCTTAAACAAAAACTTAACAATAATAAGAGTGAGGGCAGTAAAGATCTAAACTGTaacattcttttgaatcaaatgtTATATCCGAATTGGAAGGTTCGATCGGATGTAATCTCATTCTGTGAATCAGAAttaaaatcaatgaaaaccGAAGTTAACGATAAGTTCGGCAGCGAAAGCGATCCAAAACCGTTAGTAACGGAGAGGATAGATCCTTATGCTGTTAAAGATATAATATCAGAAAGAGAGTCGCATTACAAGGATTGTAATTCGCTTGAAACTTGGATCAACAACCAGAAGGACATAGAAAGGATAATTCAGATCAGGACATCTTCTATTTTGAGCGAGCAATGTGGAAATGATAGGGATTACATTCAAGactttcaaaactttatCAAAACGAAAAACTAA